From the genome of Nasonia vitripennis strain AsymCx chromosome 1, Nvit_psr_1.1, whole genome shotgun sequence, one region includes:
- the kinesin-B gene encoding kinesin B, producing the protein MDMHPTMMHYRPWFQQQQQMLMEQNPYYQYAFNDLQAYYSSNDHQEEDNDQTGDEMPSETSGNQSPNADMFRLQFAASQWSKLVFNAEGLFNKLMSNNALPANEQILLKNQIEQWLCMKQEYEECIAADDSSSIHAYTENTRKSLERIEEVTETDEKTDESSNYYNLQSKRKSSLGSESKDSEIKDSERKYSDSIDSDEEVQSDLDEENSDFPDRLGECMDKFVDEIDEIVNSKKNNFSRIKNISPVPKPVINSSFLPIVKPITLRNPSSRRTSILPYSEMSNELAEFQKQNIDINLQQKDDYNMSPIVSQDSMEKIDSQEKPSKSFEEESASLKAIIQAQKITMDTEHTNAIRMLMISNEEKQSQVKKMKFHLNLLYKQVEELQKTIDAKEKLLEDMLQCSETRNNAKQKFQKKRSKIEEKRRNAKAKLDNLLMQKDAGDKTAAKEIEKYENLLLGYNKKLDDTKIIKEVASNSAKTVLYLKNSLSALYKEMEKLKQRLQGEEENKKTLEDGILVNRIRIKEMEKNYSIASLNANAIFENEEDRNHSRLKIKTDDKDNMLVEPNERISRLNDYLKEKLEIVRVNNMDDKETLRQEIRELRHLKDQMIDIKCRFNKYTNQSMLATDAIQWQLLVMSECVETLDAMIEQKNVMICGKANYHDDKYIKPDDQMLIRNGLEKLSHEELVTLFQKYFYKVIDLKDSCVKLEIQIDTLEAALKQQKMQNDTAIVMLQRYYERQINHLLNYYDEETSSSSYDNKLDKNRDFERLVKENQVLRRRLAHFDSLLKASATAQAVHSNPVRNTKRVIKPELMQIALPSKPNKVTRQKNKLIIQKEK; encoded by the coding sequence ATGGATATGCATCCGACGATGATGCACTACAGGCCCTGGTtccaacagcaacaacaaatGTTAATGGAGCAAAACCCTTACTACCAGTATGCGTTTAATGATCTCCAGGCCTATTACTCTTCAAACGATCATCAAGAAGAAGATAATGACCAGACAGGAGATGAAATGCCTTCAGAAACATCAGGCAATCAAAGCCCTAATGCAGATATGTTTCGTCTTCAGTTTGCTGCATCTCAGTGGTCAAAATTGGTTTTTAATGCAGAAGGGctgtttaataaattaatgtcAAATAATGCACTGCCTGCCAACGAGCAAATTCtgttgaaaaatcaaattgaACAATGGCTTTGTATGAAACAAGAGTACGAAGAGTGCATTGCTGCTGATGATTCCAGTAGTATACATGCTTATACTGAAAACACTAGAAAATCCTTGGAAAGAATTGAAGAAGTAACTGAAACTGATGAAAAGACTGATGAATCCagcaattattataatttacaatcCAAACGTAAAAGTTCTTTAGGTTCTGAGAGCAAAGACTCTGAGATAAAAGACTCTGAGAGAAAATACTCCGATAGtatagattctgatgaagaagTTCAAAGTGATCTTGATGAAGAAAATTCAGATTTCCCTGATAGATTAGGTGAATGTATGGACAAGTTTGTAGATGAAATTGATGAGATTGTAAAttctaagaaaaataatttttcaagaatCAAAAACATTTCTCCTGTGCCAAAGCCAGTTATTAATAGTAGTTTTTTGCCAATCGTCAAACCGATAACATTAAGAAATCCATCATCTAGAAGGACATCTATCTTACCATATTCAGAAATGAGTAATGAATTAGCCGAGTTTCAGAAACAGAATATTGATATTAATTTGCAACAAAAAGATGATTACAACATGAGCCCTATTGTTTCTCAGGATTCTATGGAAAAAATTGACAGTCAAGAGAAACcaagcaaaagttttgaagAAGAATCTGCATCGTTAAAAGCAATCATACAGgcacaaaaaataacaatgGATACTGAACACACTAATGCAATTAGAATGTTGATGATCAGCAATGAAGAAAAGCAATCTCAAGTcaagaaaatgaaatttcatttgAATCTTCTGTATAAGCAGGTTGAAGAGCTACAAAAGACAATTGATGCTAAGGAAAAACTTCTTGAGGACATGCTACAATGCAGTGAGACTAGAAACAATGCCAAGCAAAAGTTCCAGAAAAAGAGAAgtaaaattgaagaaaaacgTCGTAATGCTAAAGCAAAGTTAGATAATCTTCTTATGCAAAAAGATGCTGGAGATAAAACAGCTGCtaaagaaattgaaaagtATGAAAATTTATTGCTAGGTTATAACAAAAAGCTAGAcgatacaaaaataattaaagaagTTGCTAGTAACTCAGCAAAGACAGTACTTTActtgaaaaattcattgaGTGCTTTGTATAAAGAAATGGAAAAACTGAAACAAAGACTTCAGGGTGAAGaggagaataaaaaaacattagAAGATGGGATTCTGGTAAATAGAATAAGGATCAAAGAAATGGAAAAAAACTATAGTATTGCGTCATTGAATGCAAATGCAATATTTGAAAATGAAGAGGATAGAAATCACtcaagattaaagattaagACTGATGATAAAGATAATATGTTGGTCGAACCAAATGAGAGAATTTCTCGCTTAAATGATTATCTGAAAGAGAAATTAGAAATAGTAAGAGTGAATAATATGGATGACAAGGAAACTCTAAGGCAAGAAATTCGAGAATTGAGACATTTAAAAGATCAAATGATTGACATTAAATGTAGATTTAACAAATATACCAATCAAAGTATGTTAGCAACAGATGCAATACAATGGCAATTATTAGTAATGAGTGAATGCGTAGAAACTCTCGATGCGATGATAGAACAAAAGAATGTAATGATTTGTGGAAAAGCTAATTACCAtgatgataaatatattaagCCTGATGATCAGATGCTAATCAGGAATGGCCTTGAGAAATTATCTCATGAGGAACTAGTGAccctatttcaaaaatatttttataaagtaattGATCTCAAAGACAGCTGCGTCAAGCTTGAAATACAAATTGATACATTGGAAGCAGCTCTAAAGCAGCAAAAAATGCAGAATGACACAGCAATAGTTATGCTTCAAAGATATTATGAAAGACAAATAAATCATTTGTTAAATTACTACGATGAAGAAACAAGCAGTTCAAGTTACGATAATAAATTGGATAAAAACAGAGATTTTGAAAGATTGGTAAAAGAAAATCAGGTCCTAAGAAGAAGACTGGCACATTTTGATTCTCTTCTTAAAGCCTCAGCAACAGCACAGGCTGTTCATTCTAATCCTGTTAGAAATACAAAAAGAGTGATAAAACCAGAGTTGATGCAGATAGCATTACCTTCCAAACCTAATAAAGTTACTCGTCAAAAAAACAAGTTAATcattcaaaaagaaaaataa
- the LOC100116140 gene encoding acyl-CoA desaturase isoform X2 has protein sequence MLPDEVPAEPQSFYHQEIDRSYDPKAEIHGLKRSNGIKRDGNGLSNGFAKGSEEKVQSREDNEKFIANSLTFNGQAIIWRNVIAITIFHLIALYSYITFPYVQRWRTAAWAWTAAVLASFGVGAGVHRLWTHRSYKAKTPLRIILLCFYSISGMNSIYNWVRDHRVHHKYSETNADPHNSNRGFFFSHVGWLMLRKHPEVRRKGEQIDMSDILADPVVTFGEKYYIVLKLLFCFILPTAVPVYFWNEDWYYAIISQIFMRYAYVLNVTWCVNSVAHIFGWRPYDKTIAPTENILISMATGGEGWHNYHHAFPWDYKASEFGHFTIDSTTIFIDTFAKIGWAYDRKQPSSDLIKLTITNKGDGTHCEVAAPPEETKAK, from the exons ATGCTGCCAGACGAGGTGCCGGCCGAGCCGCAGTCCTTTTACCATCAAGAGATCGATCGATCGTACGATCCCAAAGCCGAGATTCACGGCCTGAAGAGGAGCAACGGCATAAAGCGCGACGGCAACGGTCTGAGCAACGGATTCGCCAAGGGCAGCGAGGAAAAGGTTCAGTCGAGGGAGGATAACGAAAAATTCATCGCTAACAGTTTGACCTTCAATGGGCAGGCGATCATCTGGAGGAACGTCATCGCGATCACGATTTTTCACCTTATAGCGCTTTACAGCTACATCACCTTCCCGTATGTGCAGCGCTGGCGCACCGCAGCTTGGG CTTGGACGGCCGCTGTTCTGGCTTCTTTCGGAGTCGGAGCCGGCGTACATCGACTTTGGACTCATCGCTCGTACAAAGCAAAGACGCCTCTTAGAATAATTCTGTTGTGCTTCTACAGTATTTCTGGAATG AATTCGATATATAATTGGGTGAGGGATCACCGAGTCCATCATAAATATTCGGAAACCAATGCGGACCCGCACAACAGCAATCGAGGTTTCTTCTTCTCCCATGTCGGTTGGCTGATGTTGCGCAAGCATCCGGAAGTCCGAAGAAAAGGTGAACAAATTGACATGAGCGACATACTCGCCGATCCTGTCGTCACTTTTGGTGAAAA GtactacattgttttaaagttacttttttgctttattttaccAACCGCGGTTCCAGTATATTTTTGGAATGAAGATTGGTACTACGCAATTATATCGCAAATATTCATGCGATATGCTTACGTATTGAATGTCACCTGGTGCGTAAACAGTGTGGCTCACATTTTCGGATGGAGACCCTACGATAA AACCATCGCTCCCACGGAGAACATCCTGATCTCGATGGCGACAGGTGGTGAAGGCTGGCACAACTACCATCACGCATTTCCTTGGGACTACAAGGCTTCGGAGTTCGGTCACTTTACGATCGATTCAACCACCATCTTCATCGACACCTTCGCCAAGATCGGCTGGGCCTACGACCGAAAACAGCCCTCGTCCGACCTTATCAAGTTAACGATCACGAATAAGGGTGACGGTACGCATTGCGAGGTCGCAGCGCCACCCGAGGAGACGAAGGCTAAATGA
- the LOC100116140 gene encoding acyl-CoA desaturase isoform X1, producing MVVGYLSRRLQKVDKMLPDEVPAEPQSFYHQEIDRSYDPKAEIHGLKRSNGIKRDGNGLSNGFAKGSEEKVQSREDNEKFIANSLTFNGQAIIWRNVIAITIFHLIALYSYITFPYVQRWRTAAWAWTAAVLASFGVGAGVHRLWTHRSYKAKTPLRIILLCFYSISGMNSIYNWVRDHRVHHKYSETNADPHNSNRGFFFSHVGWLMLRKHPEVRRKGEQIDMSDILADPVVTFGEKYYIVLKLLFCFILPTAVPVYFWNEDWYYAIISQIFMRYAYVLNVTWCVNSVAHIFGWRPYDKTIAPTENILISMATGGEGWHNYHHAFPWDYKASEFGHFTIDSTTIFIDTFAKIGWAYDRKQPSSDLIKLTITNKGDGTHCEVAAPPEETKAK from the exons ATGGTCGTGGG ATATCTCTCGCGGCGATTGCAAAAAGTGGACAAAATGCTGCCAGACGAGGTGCCGGCCGAGCCGCAGTCCTTTTACCATCAAGAGATCGATCGATCGTACGATCCCAAAGCCGAGATTCACGGCCTGAAGAGGAGCAACGGCATAAAGCGCGACGGCAACGGTCTGAGCAACGGATTCGCCAAGGGCAGCGAGGAAAAGGTTCAGTCGAGGGAGGATAACGAAAAATTCATCGCTAACAGTTTGACCTTCAATGGGCAGGCGATCATCTGGAGGAACGTCATCGCGATCACGATTTTTCACCTTATAGCGCTTTACAGCTACATCACCTTCCCGTATGTGCAGCGCTGGCGCACCGCAGCTTGGG CTTGGACGGCCGCTGTTCTGGCTTCTTTCGGAGTCGGAGCCGGCGTACATCGACTTTGGACTCATCGCTCGTACAAAGCAAAGACGCCTCTTAGAATAATTCTGTTGTGCTTCTACAGTATTTCTGGAATG AATTCGATATATAATTGGGTGAGGGATCACCGAGTCCATCATAAATATTCGGAAACCAATGCGGACCCGCACAACAGCAATCGAGGTTTCTTCTTCTCCCATGTCGGTTGGCTGATGTTGCGCAAGCATCCGGAAGTCCGAAGAAAAGGTGAACAAATTGACATGAGCGACATACTCGCCGATCCTGTCGTCACTTTTGGTGAAAA GtactacattgttttaaagttacttttttgctttattttaccAACCGCGGTTCCAGTATATTTTTGGAATGAAGATTGGTACTACGCAATTATATCGCAAATATTCATGCGATATGCTTACGTATTGAATGTCACCTGGTGCGTAAACAGTGTGGCTCACATTTTCGGATGGAGACCCTACGATAA AACCATCGCTCCCACGGAGAACATCCTGATCTCGATGGCGACAGGTGGTGAAGGCTGGCACAACTACCATCACGCATTTCCTTGGGACTACAAGGCTTCGGAGTTCGGTCACTTTACGATCGATTCAACCACCATCTTCATCGACACCTTCGCCAAGATCGGCTGGGCCTACGACCGAAAACAGCCCTCGTCCGACCTTATCAAGTTAACGATCACGAATAAGGGTGACGGTACGCATTGCGAGGTCGCAGCGCCACCCGAGGAGACGAAGGCTAAATGA